A stretch of the Ostrea edulis chromosome 9, xbOstEdul1.1, whole genome shotgun sequence genome encodes the following:
- the LOC125658976 gene encoding transmembrane protein 256 homolog isoform X2, producing the protein MGDVLSLIPPAIIDNFCFHAVKKIGDVLSSYFSSNGKETMTLHGSRLFLRLGAVSGAVALSMAAYGAHAFNAEDENGEQLKKIYKTGHKVHLVQSVALVCSPLCNRPNLTGGLFTVGILLFSGSCYAHALTGDTKIRYIIPYGRYALILAWISMLF; encoded by the exons ATGGGGGACGTATTGAGCTTAATACCACCCGCCATTATCGACAATTTCTGCTTTCATGCGGTGAAGAAGATTGGAGACGTGTTGTCATCTTACTTTAGTTCCAATGGAAAAGAAACAATGACACTGCACGGATCCAGGTTATTCCTGAGACTTGGCGCTGTGTCAGGTGCCGTGGCTTTGTCAATGGCAGCTTATGGTGCACATG CCTTTAATGCTGAAGATGAAAATGGAGAACAGTTGAAAAAG ATTTATAAAACCGGACATAAAGTGCACTTAGTGCAGTCTGTAGCACTTGTGTGCTCTCCTTTGTGTAACAGACCAAATCTG ACCGGGGGATTGTTTACGGTGGGAATCCTTCTTTTTTCTGGCAGTTGCTATGCCCATGCTTTGACGGGGGACACCAAAATTCGATACATTATCCCATATGGAAGATATGCACTTATTCTTGCCTGGATAAGCATGCTGTTCTAA
- the LOC125658976 gene encoding keratin-associated protein 4-11-like isoform X1, which translates to MGDVLSLIPPAIIDNFCFHAVKKIGDVLSSYFSSNGKETMTLHGSRLFLRLGAVSGAVALSMAAYGAHAFNAEDENGEQLKKIYKTGHKVHLVQSVALVCSPLCNRPNLVSSLCNRPYLISSLCNRPYLISSLCNRPYLISSLCNRPYLVSSLCNRPYLVSYLCNIPYLVSSLCNRPYLVSSLCNIPYLISSTLCNIPYLVSSLCNRLYLVSSLCNRPNLIGSSLCKRLCIIDIMCTSLKLLKPR; encoded by the exons ATGGGGGACGTATTGAGCTTAATACCACCCGCCATTATCGACAATTTCTGCTTTCATGCGGTGAAGAAGATTGGAGACGTGTTGTCATCTTACTTTAGTTCCAATGGAAAAGAAACAATGACACTGCACGGATCCAGGTTATTCCTGAGACTTGGCGCTGTGTCAGGTGCCGTGGCTTTGTCAATGGCAGCTTATGGTGCACATG CCTTTAATGCTGAAGATGAAAATGGAGAACAGTTGAAAAAG ATTTATAAAACCGGACATAAAGTGCACTTAGTGCAGTCTGTAGCACTTGTGTGCTCTCCTTTGTGTAACAGACCAAATCTGGTAAGTTCTCTGTGTAACAGACCTTATCTGATAAGTTCTCTGTGTAACAGACCATATCTGATAAGTTCTCTGTGTAACAGACCATATCTGATAAGTTCTTTGTGTAACAGACCGTATCTGGTAAGTTCTCTGTGTAACAGACCATATCTGGTAAGTTATCTGTGTAACATACCATATCTGGTAAGTTCTCTGTGTAACAGACCATATCTGGTAAGTTCTCTGTGTAACATACCATATCTGATAAGTTCTACTTTGTGTAACATACCATATTTGGTAAGTTCTCTGTGTAACAGACTATATCTGGTAAGTTCTCTGTGTAACAGACCAAATCTGATCGGTTCTTCTCTGTGTAAGAGACTATGTATCATTGATATTATGTGTACAAGCttaaaactgttgaaaccaAGATAA
- the LOC125658976 gene encoding transmembrane protein 256 homolog isoform X3, producing MGDVLSLIPPAIIDNFCFHAVKKIGDVLSSYFSSNGKETMTLHGSRLFLRLGAVSGAVALSMAAYGAHAFNAEDENGEQLKKIYKTGHKVHLVQSVALVCSPLCNRPNLIGSSLCKRLCIIDIMCTSLKLLKPR from the exons ATGGGGGACGTATTGAGCTTAATACCACCCGCCATTATCGACAATTTCTGCTTTCATGCGGTGAAGAAGATTGGAGACGTGTTGTCATCTTACTTTAGTTCCAATGGAAAAGAAACAATGACACTGCACGGATCCAGGTTATTCCTGAGACTTGGCGCTGTGTCAGGTGCCGTGGCTTTGTCAATGGCAGCTTATGGTGCACATG CCTTTAATGCTGAAGATGAAAATGGAGAACAGTTGAAAAAG ATTTATAAAACCGGACATAAAGTGCACTTAGTGCAGTCTGTAGCACTTGTGTGCTCTCCT CTGTGTAACAGACCAAATCTGATCGGTTCTTCTCTGTGTAAGAGACTATGTATCATTGATATTATGTGTACAAGCttaaaactgttgaaaccaAGATAA